From one Desulfonatronovibrio magnus genomic stretch:
- a CDS encoding response regulator codes for MVREKRFLVVDDSGMVRMHIRKLLESIFASVTVHQAEDGHAALELLDKEKVDIVISDWNMPNMSGEELLYEIRSSEKLKNTPFIMMSTNDSRDFLITAIQLGVTQYIVKPFSANELEEKIHSCIGMLNRRREKRYALPQHVARLTIDKQTFEGTLIDLSRTGAAFTLDQFSPSFVLYKVCTLDLIVPCNRSLDKSSMLISGLNGRIVRLEAKDTFHPTSTEFQGALYFNPVNMKREVESKLNKLIKLLAGRTPDYINNE; via the coding sequence ATGGTGCGAGAAAAAAGATTTCTTGTTGTGGATGACAGCGGCATGGTCAGAATGCATATCCGCAAGCTGCTGGAAAGTATTTTTGCCTCAGTAACAGTTCATCAGGCAGAGGATGGTCATGCTGCTTTAGAATTGCTCGATAAGGAAAAGGTAGACATAGTTATTTCAGACTGGAATATGCCCAACATGAGTGGAGAGGAACTGCTGTACGAAATACGCAGCAGTGAAAAACTTAAAAATACTCCTTTTATCATGATGAGCACCAATGACAGCCGGGATTTTTTGATTACAGCTATTCAACTTGGTGTAACCCAATATATTGTCAAGCCTTTTTCCGCAAATGAGCTGGAAGAAAAGATACACTCCTGCATAGGAATGTTAAACCGCAGGCGAGAGAAACGTTATGCCCTTCCTCAGCATGTTGCCAGACTGACCATAGACAAGCAGACCTTTGAAGGTACACTTATCGACCTCAGCCGGACCGGTGCTGCTTTCACTCTGGACCAGTTCAGTCCGTCGTTTGTCCTTTATAAAGTATGTACCCTTGACCTGATAGTTCCGTGCAACAGAAGTCTTGACAAATCTTCTATGCTCATCAGCGGCTTGAATGGCAGGATTGTACGTCTGGAGGCCAAGGACACCTTTCATCCAACCTCAACCGAATTTCAAGGAGCCTTGTATTTTAACCCTGTCAATATGAAAAGAGAAGTTGAAAGCAAGCTTAATAAGCTTATTAAGTTGCTGGCAGGGAGAACGCCTGATTATATCAATAATGAGTAA
- a CDS encoding C45 family autoproteolytic acyltransferase/hydolase, giving the protein MINKKSEPHKTFEQGKLFKDQCVSVLHLCGDYRGMGRQYGSLLADDLRDLLNKAVNQWFIKNKGLDPSEMLSAASSLFQFYPERFKQFIFGMSETSKLSREEHILLNALELYGVMPGCSSVFAWDEFTGNKPLIAGRNYDWFDSYADFVAPLTLTVLNPPSAIPTAFVTFPGVFYATTGMNAAGLFVQLNNGLPSGGGLEFTNRVHVIVNLLTFLLDYSTLDQFDAAMNTTRSNFSFIINAADRNRGYSYEWPPFDLKKRHCDQPGLLISSNHFVHPDWGIGMQCNTGFKSIQRRENLLDLARKLKGRINIDTMKTVLETPIEKGGATWPEQGTIRTVYQVIAEPETLRMWLRVPEDQNWTEVDLKSFMNQLKQE; this is encoded by the coding sequence ATGATAAACAAAAAATCAGAGCCTCATAAGACTTTTGAACAGGGAAAATTATTCAAGGACCAGTGCGTAAGTGTTTTGCACTTGTGCGGAGATTACAGGGGTATGGGCAGACAATATGGCTCACTTCTCGCTGATGATCTGCGTGACCTGCTGAACAAGGCAGTAAACCAATGGTTCATAAAAAACAAAGGGCTGGATCCATCAGAAATGCTTTCTGCAGCCAGCAGCCTTTTTCAGTTCTACCCAGAAAGGTTCAAACAGTTTATATTCGGCATGTCTGAAACTTCAAAACTTTCCCGGGAAGAGCATATTCTTCTAAACGCACTTGAACTTTACGGAGTCATGCCTGGATGTTCATCTGTCTTTGCATGGGATGAATTTACAGGAAACAAGCCTCTCATTGCAGGGAGAAATTATGACTGGTTTGACAGCTATGCTGATTTTGTCGCTCCCTTGACCCTGACTGTACTTAATCCCCCTTCTGCCATTCCCACTGCCTTCGTTACTTTCCCCGGTGTCTTCTACGCTACCACAGGTATGAATGCTGCGGGGCTTTTTGTGCAGCTTAATAACGGCCTTCCTTCTGGAGGAGGCCTGGAATTTACCAACCGAGTTCATGTTATAGTAAATCTTCTGACCTTTTTGCTGGACTACTCAACCTTAGATCAGTTTGATGCAGCCATGAACACTACTCGTTCCAACTTTTCGTTCATTATCAATGCTGCTGACAGAAACAGGGGTTATTCTTATGAATGGCCGCCCTTTGATTTAAAAAAAAGACATTGTGACCAGCCAGGACTGCTGATTTCATCGAATCACTTCGTCCATCCGGACTGGGGCATTGGAATGCAGTGTAACACTGGGTTTAAATCCATTCAAAGACGGGAAAACTTGCTTGATTTAGCTCGTAAACTGAAAGGAAGGATAAATATTGATACAATGAAAACAGTTCTGGAGACTCCCATTGAAAAAGGAGGGGCAACCTGGCCGGAACAAGGTACAATCAGAACTGTTTACCAGGTTATCGCAGAGCCTGAAACTTTAAGGATGTGGCTTAGAGTGCCGGAAGACCAGAATTGGACTGAGGTTGATCTGAAGAGCTTTATGAATCAGCTGAAGCAGGAATAA
- a CDS encoding S9 family peptidase: MRKFICVMICLIFLATLSCSTTHVNEQTNELSYLDQLPLLLDRELFFDDADIDGARLSPDGKSIMFRQRYNGVMNIWVKSIGEPFEMARPMTADSRPVHGFFWSRDSRLILYVQDQDGDENYNLFAVNPAHEPDPETGVPAPKIITEYQDVQTRIFSVPREDHEHIIIGINERDPSLHDAYRVNLNTGERELIFENTQNITGWTFDDYGKLRFVSRQTPDGGSEILRVEEDELQQVYQVAFGESAWITRFCEDNERVYMVTNKGDDVDLSRLVIFDPETGRKELVQKDPKGEVDFGGAIFSELTHELLATFYVGDKARIYFHDEQFKEDYEQIRSQITEGDIHFRSRSDDENTWLIVVSRDIDPGSVYTFDRNTQEVDLLYRSRPDLPSDHLAFMEPIRYKSRDGLSIPAYLTLPRGPEPENLALVVLPHGGPWVRDTWGYDPQVQFLANRGYAVLQPNFRGSSGFGKSFLNAGNKEWGTGYMQHDITAGVKYLIDKGIADPERVAIYGASYGGFAALSGLTFTPDLYAAGISNVGPSNIITLIESVPPYWLPVIRTFHLRVGDPDDPEDRARLKEQSPLFSADQIKAPLLVVQGANDPRVIQRESDQIVEVLREKGRQVHYLVAPDEGHGFTARENRLALFVKMERFFSRYLGGRSQTQVDPDIAQRLEEITVYPR, translated from the coding sequence ATGAGAAAATTTATATGTGTAATGATTTGTTTAATTTTTTTGGCAACATTATCCTGTTCAACGACTCATGTTAATGAACAGACAAATGAGCTGAGTTACTTAGATCAGCTGCCACTTCTGCTGGATCGGGAGCTGTTTTTTGATGACGCAGATATTGACGGAGCCAGGCTGTCTCCAGATGGCAAGTCCATCATGTTTCGGCAAAGGTACAATGGGGTGATGAATATCTGGGTCAAAAGTATTGGCGAGCCCTTTGAAATGGCAAGGCCCATGACTGCTGACTCCCGTCCAGTGCATGGTTTCTTCTGGAGCAGAGACAGCAGGCTGATTCTGTATGTCCAGGACCAGGATGGTGATGAGAATTATAACCTTTTTGCAGTCAATCCAGCACATGAGCCTGATCCTGAGACAGGTGTTCCTGCTCCAAAAATTATTACTGAATATCAGGATGTTCAGACCAGAATTTTTTCTGTTCCCCGTGAAGATCATGAGCATATTATAATTGGCATTAATGAGCGGGATCCATCACTACATGATGCATACAGGGTAAATCTCAATACTGGTGAGCGTGAGCTGATTTTTGAAAATACTCAGAACATTACAGGCTGGACTTTTGATGACTATGGAAAATTACGTTTTGTTTCCAGACAGACCCCGGATGGAGGATCAGAAATCCTGAGGGTAGAGGAAGATGAACTTCAGCAGGTATATCAGGTAGCTTTTGGAGAAAGTGCCTGGATTACAAGGTTTTGTGAAGATAATGAGCGGGTATACATGGTCACAAACAAAGGTGATGATGTTGATCTCAGCAGACTGGTCATTTTTGATCCTGAAACCGGACGAAAAGAGCTTGTGCAAAAAGATCCCAAAGGCGAAGTAGATTTTGGAGGAGCAATTTTTTCTGAATTAACTCATGAATTGCTGGCTACTTTTTATGTTGGAGATAAGGCTCGGATTTACTTTCACGATGAGCAGTTCAAGGAAGATTATGAACAGATAAGATCACAAATCACTGAGGGAGATATTCATTTCAGATCAAGAAGTGATGATGAAAATACTTGGCTCATAGTAGTCAGTCGCGATATTGATCCGGGCAGCGTTTATACTTTTGACCGCAACACTCAGGAAGTTGATCTGTTGTACAGATCCAGGCCTGATCTGCCTTCAGACCATCTGGCATTTATGGAGCCCATCAGGTACAAGTCAAGGGATGGATTGTCCATTCCAGCTTATCTGACTCTGCCGAGAGGCCCGGAACCTGAAAACCTGGCATTGGTAGTGCTCCCGCATGGCGGCCCCTGGGTTCGGGATACATGGGGGTATGACCCGCAAGTTCAGTTTCTGGCAAATCGGGGATATGCGGTACTGCAGCCCAATTTCAGAGGATCTTCTGGTTTTGGCAAAAGTTTTTTGAATGCCGGTAACAAGGAATGGGGCACTGGTTATATGCAGCATGATATAACAGCCGGAGTTAAATATCTGATTGACAAAGGTATAGCCGATCCTGAACGTGTAGCTATTTACGGGGCATCCTATGGTGGGTTTGCTGCATTGTCCGGTCTGACTTTCACCCCGGATCTTTATGCGGCAGGTATATCCAATGTCGGCCCTTCCAATATTATTACCCTTATTGAATCTGTTCCACCTTACTGGCTGCCGGTAATCAGAACCTTTCATCTGCGTGTGGGCGATCCGGATGATCCGGAAGACAGGGCCAGACTGAAGGAACAGTCTCCACTTTTTTCAGCAGATCAGATCAAGGCCCCTCTGCTTGTGGTGCAGGGAGCTAATGATCCGAGAGTCATTCAGCGTGAATCAGATCAGATTGTAGAAGTTTTGCGTGAAAAGGGGAGGCAGGTTCACTATCTTGTGGCCCCTGATGAGGGGCACGGTTTCACTGCAAGAGAGAACAGACTTGCTTTGTTTGTGAAAATGGAACGCTTTTTTTCCCGGTATCTTGGAGGAAGATCTCAGACCCAAGTAGATCCGGATATCGCGCAAAGGCTTGAAGAAATTACTGTTTATCCCAGGTAA
- a CDS encoding putative metalloprotease CJM1_0395 family protein → MQTTSLDSSQTGNMYAVMNQQGQVNNGIEEHICSSGSPCPYCPSRAASPSEQSSNHSDQTHGAAMVAGSFAQPGMPQDKTSLTQRPSQDKPSSERVSEARPEGHLLNQGYGPDARLVHESSFEDSGQDYLNDKERDFSPRNILNPAGPQGKHPGSENEQSSGDNSEKLEFTNPLDKQELSAEERQILDELKQRDAEVRAHEQAHIAAGGQYITSGANYSYETGPDGRQYAVGGEVSIDTSPVPGNPEMTEKKAQTVRQAALAPAAPSAQDMNVAAQASQMEAEARTEKMNKEREEQEEQRNTAESTQADPFSGEENSPYEAESARINQNIPHHYRQDNPDFEKFVAAPQLQRGIQAYQYQANSF, encoded by the coding sequence ATGCAGACAACAAGCTTAGATTCGTCCCAAACAGGCAACATGTATGCTGTAATGAATCAGCAAGGTCAGGTCAATAATGGAATTGAGGAGCATATCTGCTCATCAGGCAGTCCCTGTCCATATTGTCCCTCCAGAGCAGCATCTCCTTCTGAGCAGAGCTCAAACCATTCTGATCAGACCCATGGAGCAGCCATGGTTGCTGGAAGCTTTGCACAACCTGGCATGCCACAGGACAAAACATCCCTGACCCAGCGTCCGAGTCAGGATAAACCATCTTCAGAAAGAGTAAGTGAAGCCAGGCCTGAAGGTCATTTACTCAATCAGGGATACGGCCCGGATGCCAGACTTGTGCACGAATCTTCTTTTGAAGATAGTGGTCAGGACTATCTTAATGACAAGGAGAGGGATTTTAGTCCAAGGAATATTTTGAATCCTGCAGGACCTCAAGGCAAGCACCCTGGCTCCGAAAATGAACAAAGCAGTGGAGATAATTCTGAAAAGCTTGAATTTACAAACCCGTTAGATAAACAGGAGCTTTCAGCAGAAGAAAGACAAATTCTTGATGAACTCAAACAACGCGATGCAGAAGTGCGGGCCCATGAACAGGCCCATATAGCAGCAGGAGGACAATACATTACAAGTGGAGCAAATTATAGTTATGAAACAGGACCGGATGGTAGACAGTATGCAGTGGGTGGAGAAGTGTCAATAGACACCTCTCCAGTTCCAGGAAATCCTGAAATGACCGAGAAAAAGGCACAAACAGTCAGGCAGGCTGCTCTTGCACCTGCCGCACCTTCTGCACAGGATATGAATGTTGCTGCACAGGCATCGCAAATGGAAGCAGAAGCACGAACAGAAAAAATGAACAAGGAACGTGAAGAACAGGAAGAACAGCGCAACACAGCTGAATCCACACAGGCAGACCCGTTCTCCGGAGAAGAAAACTCGCCTTATGAAGCAGAGTCTGCCCGTATTAATCAAAACATACCTCATCACTACCGGCAGGACAACCCTGACTTTGAAAAGTTTGTAGCAGCACCACAACTACAAAGAGGTATTCAGGCGTATCAGTACCAGGCTAATTCTTTCTAA
- a CDS encoding radical SAM protein, translating to MQEINVTFTHSGENIEVFVEELKNAVLGFLDLYGEPAFLGQEFCRILGTENRFSNLLHVAGMSEYDFFKTVISQLEPANHKSETRVFAGDIELPKRFLLPILEVIIPGDTLCGIKDVATYEQLTNVSVPEDEREDLQKVIDKYPVRLSKHVIRQSRISKHVAYQFMPFVEELDESGLRNTWVGQFHKGLLEQMYQNRPIFVLHMSCPVYCRFCFRKHKDCRNLPTPKIKDVLTALEHIKNSPRIKEIVLTGGEPLLNKDTLTCAIEGLEQIPHIQTIRIASRCISYYPQLFYAHESFWLEYLTEKSRSLQADNKRIEIATHFIHPDEISHYSLDIISKLVSNGVGVYTQTPFLNNCNDSGQELTSLYNELRGAGSEIHYVYIPCSPIQGNKVYWTPISAGHKAAAYMRAYLSDRAIPIICTATRIGKIDWNTSGWAVEPSREYSGKIWIRSPYTQEYFREFAPQFELKEARVNSAGTLDSAFMAEIGDESLYLGSITEHAAPARPFKQENLEFLQKETIKDQRLPFSIVNTGIPALKRPHLTTVEMDIQALEDFRDAMNYISEHTELTDVILTPRKSLLDCVEMLPMYAKELQLIPHIRAMRVRSLTFAYQPDLFSDEVVDTIAGLNLLNASSPTRVELETQFIHSSEIQEVHGHLIRNFLSKGVTVYNNILLLSGINDNEDEMKKICYKCRQIGIELLLLYTAGMPVQEKWNASSPVDATTVIHIATNLRRHQSGREVPLYAVKTPLGDADFNFTARIVKAEIPDSSDPDKNEGSVWMKLLPYSLSYYRKIDPDYHWPQGVSEQDGHPVIEVKGLTVASNRHFFLRE from the coding sequence ATGCAGGAGATTAATGTTACTTTCACCCATTCAGGGGAAAACATTGAAGTATTTGTTGAAGAATTGAAAAATGCTGTTTTGGGATTTCTGGACCTTTATGGTGAACCGGCTTTCCTGGGGCAGGAATTTTGCCGGATACTGGGTACCGAAAACCGTTTTTCCAATCTTCTGCATGTTGCCGGCATGAGCGAATATGACTTTTTCAAGACCGTCATTTCTCAGCTTGAACCTGCAAATCATAAATCAGAAACCAGGGTATTTGCCGGAGATATTGAGCTTCCCAAGAGATTTCTACTGCCCATTCTGGAGGTAATCATACCTGGTGACACACTGTGCGGCATAAAAGATGTTGCCACTTATGAACAGCTGACCAATGTCAGTGTGCCTGAAGATGAACGGGAAGATCTGCAGAAAGTAATTGACAAGTATCCGGTGCGTTTATCCAAGCATGTAATCAGGCAGTCACGCATTTCTAAGCATGTAGCTTATCAATTTATGCCTTTTGTAGAGGAACTGGACGAATCAGGGCTGAGAAACACCTGGGTTGGTCAGTTTCATAAAGGGCTCCTGGAACAGATGTATCAGAACCGGCCCATATTTGTGCTGCATATGAGTTGTCCCGTGTATTGCAGATTCTGTTTCCGCAAACATAAGGATTGCCGCAATTTGCCGACGCCCAAGATTAAAGACGTTCTTACTGCATTAGAACACATTAAGAACTCACCGCGCATCAAGGAGATCGTTTTGACAGGTGGGGAGCCATTACTCAACAAGGACACCCTGACCTGCGCCATCGAAGGGCTCGAGCAGATTCCGCACATCCAGACCATTAGAATCGCCTCAAGATGCATCTCATATTATCCCCAGCTCTTTTATGCCCATGAATCATTCTGGCTGGAATATCTTACTGAAAAAAGCAGATCCCTTCAGGCTGACAACAAGCGTATTGAAATAGCTACACATTTTATCCACCCTGATGAAATATCACATTACAGCTTAGACATCATCTCCAAGCTGGTCAGCAATGGAGTCGGGGTCTATACCCAGACACCTTTCCTCAACAATTGCAACGACTCAGGGCAGGAGCTTACCAGCCTGTATAATGAATTGCGCGGAGCAGGCTCTGAAATACATTATGTGTATATCCCATGCAGCCCCATTCAGGGCAACAAGGTCTATTGGACACCCATTTCAGCAGGTCACAAGGCTGCCGCATACATGCGCGCTTATCTTTCAGATCGGGCCATCCCCATCATCTGCACTGCCACCCGCATCGGAAAGATCGACTGGAACACCAGTGGATGGGCTGTGGAGCCAAGCAGGGAATATTCCGGAAAAATATGGATTCGCTCTCCATATACCCAGGAATACTTCAGAGAATTTGCGCCTCAGTTTGAACTCAAGGAAGCAAGAGTAAACAGTGCAGGCACTTTGGATTCAGCTTTTATGGCAGAGATAGGCGATGAGTCTCTTTACCTTGGATCCATAACTGAACACGCTGCCCCGGCCAGACCTTTTAAACAGGAAAATTTAGAATTTCTGCAAAAAGAAACAATCAAAGATCAGCGCCTGCCCTTTTCCATTGTTAATACAGGGATACCAGCACTTAAACGCCCTCACCTGACCACTGTTGAAATGGATATCCAGGCTCTTGAAGACTTTCGTGATGCCATGAACTACATCTCTGAGCATACTGAACTGACCGATGTTATTCTTACTCCCCGCAAGAGCCTTTTGGATTGCGTTGAAATGTTGCCCATGTATGCCAAAGAACTGCAGCTGATACCTCATATCAGGGCCATGCGGGTACGCAGCCTGACTTTTGCTTATCAGCCCGATCTCTTCAGTGATGAAGTTGTGGACACCATTGCCGGGCTCAATCTACTCAATGCGTCCTCTCCCACAAGAGTGGAGCTTGAAACACAATTCATTCATTCTTCAGAGATACAAGAAGTACATGGCCACCTTATCCGCAATTTCCTGAGCAAAGGAGTCACGGTCTACAACAATATTCTTCTTTTATCAGGAATAAACGACAATGAAGATGAAATGAAAAAAATCTGCTATAAATGCAGGCAGATCGGAATAGAGTTGCTGCTTCTTTATACTGCGGGCATGCCGGTCCAGGAAAAATGGAACGCGTCTTCACCGGTAGATGCCACAACAGTCATTCATATAGCCACCAATTTGCGCCGACATCAGAGCGGAAGGGAAGTGCCTCTGTACGCAGTTAAAACTCCTCTTGGAGACGCAGATTTTAACTTCACAGCCAGAATAGTCAAAGCTGAAATTCCAGACAGCAGCGATCCAGACAAAAATGAGGGCAGTGTATGGATGAAGCTGCTTCCGTACTCTCTAAGCTACTATCGTAAAATAGATCCTGACTATCATTGGCCTCAGGGAGTCAGCGAGCAGGACGGCCACCCAGTCATAGAAGTCAAGGGCCTGACTGTTGCGAGCAACAGACACTTTTTTCTAAGGGAGTAA
- a CDS encoding exopolyphosphatase gives MRLVTRSDFDGLGCAAVLREAGIIDKDILFVHPKDVQDGKVEVNENDVMANIPYVEGCGMWFDHHSSEDERLNIKNFKGKSDSSAKSAARVIYDYYGGREKFQNEHLDDLVKAVDKADSADFTREEILNPTGWPLISFVMDPRTGLGRYRDYRISNYALMEDMIDYCRTMKANEILELSDVKERTARYFEQNEKFKEMLLNNSKVDGNLVILDLRNQEEIFTGNRFLLYSLFPDQNVSLQIIWGLKKQNVVFTCGYSILKKDATADIGSLMLKFGGGGHKKVGTCQVPIEKADQVLKEIVDSLRA, from the coding sequence ATGAGATTAGTGACCCGTTCAGACTTTGATGGATTAGGTTGTGCTGCTGTGCTTAGGGAGGCCGGTATAATCGATAAAGATATTTTGTTTGTTCATCCAAAAGATGTGCAGGATGGAAAGGTAGAGGTTAATGAAAATGATGTTATGGCAAATATTCCGTATGTAGAAGGTTGCGGAATGTGGTTTGATCATCACTCCAGTGAAGATGAAAGGCTCAACATCAAGAACTTCAAGGGCAAAAGCGACAGTTCGGCCAAGAGCGCTGCAAGAGTCATATATGACTATTATGGAGGAAGAGAAAAGTTTCAGAATGAACACCTTGATGATCTGGTCAAAGCAGTTGACAAAGCTGATTCAGCCGATTTTACCAGAGAGGAAATATTAAATCCCACTGGCTGGCCTCTTATTTCATTTGTAATGGATCCCAGAACAGGCCTTGGAAGGTATCGTGATTACAGGATAAGCAATTATGCCCTGATGGAGGATATGATTGATTACTGTCGCACAATGAAAGCTAATGAGATATTAGAGCTTTCAGATGTAAAGGAACGGACCGCACGATATTTTGAGCAGAATGAAAAGTTCAAGGAAATGCTCCTTAATAACAGTAAGGTTGATGGTAATTTAGTCATTCTGGATCTGAGGAATCAGGAAGAAATTTTTACAGGAAACCGTTTTTTGCTTTACTCACTTTTTCCGGATCAAAATGTTTCTCTGCAGATTATCTGGGGGCTAAAAAAACAGAATGTTGTTTTTACCTGTGGTTACAGTATTTTGAAAAAAGATGCCACTGCTGATATTGGTTCCCTCATGTTGAAGTTTGGTGGAGGAGGGCACAAAAAAGTGGGAACCTGCCAGGTGCCGATTGAAAAAGCAGACCAGGTACTTAAGGAAATTGTAGATAGTTTGAGGGCCTGA
- the mrtJ gene encoding JDVT-CTERM system glutamic-type intramembrane protease MrtJ, whose protein sequence is MAIKRSYKRNLWYRDYLFYIFLALGITAFLLPSPDTMPAFWALALLALMEETLFRYIIHDHFLTFKLFRVKLIGISLANILTSLLFVAAHLFYQSVLWSMAVFFPSIIFGIIWERHRSLAACFCLHFFYNICFFHF, encoded by the coding sequence ATGGCCATTAAGCGGTCATACAAAAGAAACCTGTGGTACAGGGATTATTTATTTTACATCTTCCTTGCACTGGGGATTACGGCTTTTCTCCTTCCTTCTCCAGATACTATGCCAGCGTTCTGGGCACTGGCTCTTCTGGCACTGATGGAGGAAACTCTATTCAGGTATATAATCCATGACCATTTTCTGACATTTAAACTTTTTCGTGTTAAGCTTATTGGGATTTCTCTGGCCAATATCCTGACCTCTTTGCTGTTTGTGGCTGCCCATCTCTTTTATCAGTCAGTTTTGTGGAGTATGGCTGTTTTTTTTCCTTCAATTATTTTCGGTATCATCTGGGAAAGACACAGAAGTCTGGCTGCATGTTTCTGTCTGCATTTTTTTTACAACATCTGTTTTTTTCACTTCTAA
- a CDS encoding response regulator encodes MKILIADDERISRKTISRIVEEFGEITAVDDGKTAFASFIRAHESGKPFELILLDVGMPGMLGTEVLFFIRKFEEKKNIDPENRSKVVIITSYSDEETVKSSIKHQCNAYLLKPLNREKVMAKIGGLLKAAPSE; translated from the coding sequence ATGAAAATTCTTATTGCTGATGATGAAAGGATAAGCAGAAAAACAATTAGCAGAATTGTCGAGGAGTTTGGAGAAATTACTGCTGTTGATGATGGAAAAACTGCTTTTGCCAGCTTCATCAGGGCCCATGAGTCAGGCAAACCATTTGAACTGATACTTCTGGATGTTGGTATGCCTGGAATGCTGGGTACTGAGGTCCTTTTTTTTATCCGTAAATTTGAGGAAAAGAAGAATATTGATCCTGAAAACAGATCCAAGGTCGTAATTATTACTTCATATTCAGATGAAGAAACAGTTAAAAGCAGCATCAAGCATCAGTGCAACGCATATCTGCTTAAGCCATTGAACCGGGAAAAGGTCATGGCCAAGATCGGTGGGCTGTTAAAGGCTGCACCATCCGAGTAG
- a CDS encoding peptidoglycan DD-metalloendopeptidase family protein gives MKSDDKLLNLLKQIQGVNVLPYDLNQEELVILDLTAENQEMNNIDPADAVAFSKYILSLLNRSGARVAIGKYNENRTIYDKSAVFGSENTDQGQRTRRRTLHIGLDLWTASGTSVLAALDGWVHSFQDNNALGDYGPTIILKHVIDEVEFFTLYGHLNRQSLEEKDIGQFVKAGQEIAQLGDPDENGNWPPHLHFEIIRDMRGMHGDFPGVCALSRRDEFLELCPDPNLLLKIKALMD, from the coding sequence ATGAAATCAGACGACAAACTGTTAAATCTGCTTAAGCAAATTCAAGGTGTCAATGTATTGCCTTATGATTTGAATCAGGAAGAACTTGTGATTCTTGATTTGACAGCTGAAAATCAGGAAATGAATAATATAGATCCTGCTGATGCAGTGGCTTTCAGTAAATATATTTTATCGTTGTTGAACCGTTCTGGGGCGCGAGTGGCTATTGGCAAATATAATGAAAATAGAACCATATATGATAAAAGTGCTGTATTCGGCTCAGAAAATACTGATCAAGGCCAGCGTACTCGACGAAGAACTCTACATATTGGTCTGGACTTATGGACTGCATCAGGAACGTCAGTTCTGGCAGCACTGGATGGATGGGTGCACAGTTTTCAGGATAATAATGCACTGGGCGACTACGGACCGACCATTATCCTGAAACACGTAATTGACGAGGTTGAGTTTTTTACATTGTACGGACATTTAAACAGGCAATCTCTCGAAGAAAAAGATATCGGTCAATTTGTAAAGGCAGGCCAGGAAATAGCGCAACTCGGTGATCCTGATGAGAATGGCAACTGGCCGCCTCACCTGCACTTTGAAATTATTAGAGATATGCGCGGAATGCATGGAGATTTTCCTGGGGTGTGTGCTCTTAGCAGAAGAGATGAGTTTCTTGAACTATGTCCTGATCCTAATCTTCTTCTGAAAATCAAAGCCCTTATGGATTGA
- a CDS encoding HU family DNA-binding protein: MQKTQFIANLAEKTGFTKADADKALNGVLEIITEQLKQGDKVTLTGFGTFSVGERAPRKGRNPQTGDPIDIPAARVPKFKAGKALKDEVS; encoded by the coding sequence ATGCAGAAGACACAGTTTATCGCAAACCTTGCTGAAAAAACTGGATTCACCAAGGCCGATGCTGACAAAGCTCTTAATGGTGTCCTTGAGATCATTACAGAGCAACTTAAGCAAGGTGATAAGGTTACACTTACCGGGTTTGGAACTTTTTCCGTTGGAGAAAGGGCACCGAGGAAAGGTCGCAACCCCCAGACCGGAGATCCCATTGATATTCCAGCAGCCAGGGTTCCCAAGTTTAAGGCTGGAAAAGCGCTTAAGGATGAAGTGTCATAA
- a CDS encoding MucR family transcriptional regulator, with the protein MEDHLKQALEIVKAQASVRNMTEEEINSMILTVTKGIQSAMSDSEEEDVRNEPAVDPKKSIKERTIICLECGKQFKVITKKHLAKHDLTPDEYKEKWGFKKNASLVCKSLARDRRKKMNEMELWKKRNINFK; encoded by the coding sequence ATGGAAGACCATCTTAAACAGGCCCTGGAAATTGTGAAAGCTCAAGCATCTGTGCGTAACATGACAGAGGAAGAAATTAACTCCATGATTCTTACAGTAACAAAAGGCATTCAATCAGCCATGTCTGACAGTGAAGAAGAGGATGTCAGGAACGAACCAGCAGTTGATCCCAAAAAGTCAATAAAGGAGAGAACCATCATCTGTCTTGAATGTGGCAAGCAATTCAAGGTAATAACCAAAAAACACCTTGCCAAACACGATCTCACCCCGGACGAATACAAAGAAAAATGGGGATTCAAAAAGAATGCGTCACTGGTATGCAAGTCACTGGCAAGAGATCGGCGTAAAAAAATGAATGAAATGGAATTGTGGAAAAAAAGAAATATCAACTTTAAATAA